The genome window GAGCCCATGGAAGCCTTCAAACATCAAAAAGGCGCTAAAGCCGATACCGATTTGACCGCTGAAGATTTGAAAGAACTTTCGGAAATCTTCAAGAAGGTTGTTCGCGAGAATAAGGGCTTTGATTTCCCCCAGGATCCCATTGAACAACTGCGTTTGGCGACGGAAGCAGTCTTCAAGTCCTGGAATGGCAAGCGTGCCATTGATTACCGCCGCGCTGAGGGCATCCCTGATAATCTGGGAACGGCTGTTAACATCGTGACGATGGTTTTCGGGAACATGGGATGGGACTCCGGTACCGGTGTGGCATTCACCCGCAATCCTTCCACTGGCGAGCGCAAGGTCTTCGGCGAGTATCTGCTGAATGCTCAGGGTGAGGATGTGGTGGCTGGTATCCGCAACACCGATCCGATTGAGAAGATGGCTGAGACTCTCCCCGAAGCCTACAACGAATTCATGAAAATTTGCGAAATCCTCGAAAAGCATTACCGCGATATGCAGGACATGGAATTTACCATTGAGCGCGGTAAACTGTGGATGCTCCAGACCCGCAACGGGAAGCGCACTGCCAAAGCGGCCATCAAGATTGCTGTGGATATGGCGAATGAGGGGTTGATTTCCAAAGAAGAGGCTGTGATGCGCGTTTCTACCAAACAGGTGGATGCTATGCTCCACCCGCAGTTTGATGAGAATGCGCGCAAAGCCGCCAAGAAAGAGGGACGCCTCTTTGCCACTGGTGTGAACGCTTCACCGGGCGCGGCAGTCGGTCAGGTGTTCTTCGACGCCGATACCGCTGAGAAGAAAGGCAAAGAAGAGGGCTTGCAGGTTATTATGGTTCGCCCCTTCACCAAACCCGATGATGTCCATGGTATGCTTGCCGCTAAAGGAATTCTGACCAGCGAGGGTGGTGCTACTTCTCACGCGGCGGTAGTGGCTCGCCAGTTCGGCGTTCCCTGCGTTGTTGGTGCTTCTGCAATCCGAATTGACCTTGAAAAACGCCAGATGAAAGTTGGCGATGTTGTGGTCAAAGAAGGTGATTGGATTTCGCTGGACGGTGCCACGGGTGAAGTCTTCCTGGGCAAACTGGATCTCACTGTGCCTAACCTGGAAGAACAGCAGGATTTGCTCACTCTGTTGAATTGGGCAGATGAAATTGCCCGTCTGCAGGTTTGGGCGAATGCTGATTACCCCAAGGATGCTCGCCGTGCCCGTTCTTATGGTGCAAAGGGTATTGGCTTGTGCCGCACCGAGCACATGTTCTTTGAGCCTGAACGTCTGCCCATTGTTCAGCGCATGATTCTGGCTGAGACCATCGAAGAACGCAAGAAGGCTTTGGATGAACTTTTGCCCTTCCAGCGTTCGGACTTTGAAGGTTTGTTCGAAGCCATGGACGGATATCCTGTGATTATCCGCCTGATTGACCCGCCCCTGCATGAGTTCATGCCCGATGAAGAGAAACTCTTTGAAGAAGTGATTACCATGCGGGTGAAAGGCGAAACCAAAGGACTGGCAGAAAAAGAAAAACTGCTTGCCAGCATCCGTGCCATGCATGAAAGCAACCCGATGATGGGCTTGCGCGGTGTGCGCCTGAGCATTTACATGCCTGAAATCGTGGAGATGCAGGTGCGTGCAATCTTTGAGGCTGCGGCGAATTGCACACTGCGCGGTGTCAAAGTGAAACCTGAGGTGATGATCCCCCTGACCGGCACGGTGAAGGAACTGGAATGGATCCAGCCGCGTCTGGAGCGCATTGCCAAACAGGTCATGAGCGAAAAGGGTGTTAACTTCCCCTACAAGTTCGGCACCATGATTGAGATTCCGCGCGCGGCAGTCACTGCGGGTGAGATCGCTCGCCTGGCTGAGTTTTTCTCCTTCGGTACCAACGACCTGACCCAAATGACCTTTGGTTACAGCCGGGACGATGCCGAACGAAACTTCCTCATCAAGTATGTTGAGGAAGGTATTTTGGAGAAGAACCCCTTCCAGACTTTGGACCGTGAAGGTGTAGGACGCCTGATGCGCATGGCTGTAGAAGAAGGCCGCCGCACTCGTCCAGAACTCGAAGTGGGTATTTGTGGCGAACATGGTGGTGATCCTGATTCTATTGAGTTCTGCCACTTGATTGGACAGAACTACGTGAGTTGTTCACCGTTCCGTGTTCCGGTGGCGCGTCTGGCTGCTGCGCAAGCGGCAATCAAGAATCGGTAATTTTGTAAACCACCTGTAAACTCAAAAAGGGTCTGGAGATGCCTGTCTGGGAATTTCTCCAGACCCTTTGTACTATAATGCAAAGAGGAAATTTTTTCCCTGGAGGAAAGACGGATGGCGAGTCAAAGCTCAGAGCGATCGTCAAATTTGCGTGTGCTGGATAGTTTTCTCATTCTCTTCCTGGCGGTTGCTTCGATTGGTGTATTTGTTGTAGGGTTGATTCCTTATGCTACCTTAATGGGTGATTTTCCAGGCACCAACCTCACGCTTGCTCTGGTTATTGCGGCGGTTTTAGGCCTTTTGTTTGTTTATATTTATTCCTCAATTGGGGCATTTTTCCCTCACTGTGGCGCTGACTACGTGTTGATGTCTCGTGTCTTAACCGGTTCTCTGGGTTTTGCAGCGTCCCTTACTATGCTGGTTGGCGCTACCATGCTGGTAAGCAGTTTTACAGGCACTCTTGCTACTGTAGGGTTCCCTTTCATCTCAAAAACAGCAGAAATTACAGCCGGCGCAGGTTTTACTGTCATAGAAAATTTGCATACGCCCACTGGAATAATGATTGTAGGCTCGATCTTGATTGTACTGGCGTTTATTGTCAGTATTTTCCCGGTTCGGATTGTTCAAAATTTCCTTCGCTTTGGGTTTTTCCTCACCCTATTGAGCTGGGCGGGTTTAATTTTCCAGTTTGCAGTTCCAATGTATCCACTCTCTGATGGATGGAATACATTTATGGGATTTGGTGCTTTTGACCGCCAAATATTTCTAGCCCGTCAACTTGGATTATCTACTGGGCCATTTCCAAATGCATTTCTTACTCTTGGCTTAGTTATCACCGCCATTTTATTTGCCGGGATTGTTATGCCAGTGTGGATGGCAGGGGAGGTTAAAAATCCCAAAAAAGACTTGTTTGCAGGAAATGTGGGAGCAGTTCTTCTGGCTTCTCTCATTTTTATCGTCACCAGTTTATTGTTTTTGCGTGTGTCGTCTTCGTCCTGGCTTGCCGCTCAGAGTTATTTATATCTGTTAACAGAGGATGGAAAAGAAACTGTCTATCCATGGCTATTCTTCTATGCTAATATTCTTCGACCTAACCCTACATTAGCCTATCTCTTTTTGTCAGGCTGGTTGTTTTCTACCTTCAACCTGATCCTTGTCGCGATTATGGCTGGCTCAAGAATGTTGATGGCGTGGGCAAAAGATAAAATTTTGCCAGTTTCGTTTTCCTTCACTCACTCCGGGCTTGGTACTCCGGTTGTCTCTCTTCTCTGGATGTCCTTGCTTTTGGAAGTGGGGTTAATGGTTTTTGCGCTTGCTCATACTCATAATATCGAGTGGATCAAGCCATTTTTCTTTGTGATTGCTTCCGGACAGGTGGTCTCAGCAATTGCCCTGGCAGTTTACCCTTTCAAGCATCCTGAAGATTTTCAGCAGACTTCAGGCATGGCAGGGTGGCGAATTGGAAAAATTCCGCTCGTGAGTGTTGTAGGGGTGATCTGGGTGGTTTATGGGGTCTATTTATTGAATTACCTTGCAATTAATCCCAGAGGATTTGATTTCAGACCGTTTGGGTGGATATTAGGCTCTTTTGCAGTAGGATTTGCCTTTTACTCGTTCCGGAAAAACCGCTTGAAAACGCAAGGTGTTGATCTGGATGTTTTATTGACCCATTCACCTGAAGAGTAGAAAAACTTTCCTGTCCATTGAAACAAATCACAGCGTATGGCTTGTGATTTGTTTCTTTCTATGACTATAATATACCTCATGACGAATCGCCTTGCTCGTGTTGCAGTTGGCATTGCTGTTGGTGGGCTAATGGGGGGCCTTTACGCCTTTTTGAGTCAAGCAATCAATGGGTTATTCCTTCCGGGTGTCCCTTTGAAACCTTCAGGAGCAGGTTCCTTTCTGGAATTTATCTGGAGATATTTTCTTTCGGGAGCACTTCTTGGAGGAGTGGCTTCTTTTCCTGAGTCAAAATGGTTGGGTACTTTC of Anaerolinea thermophila UNI-1 contains these proteins:
- a CDS encoding APC family permease, producing the protein MASQSSERSSNLRVLDSFLILFLAVASIGVFVVGLIPYATLMGDFPGTNLTLALVIAAVLGLLFVYIYSSIGAFFPHCGADYVLMSRVLTGSLGFAASLTMLVGATMLVSSFTGTLATVGFPFISKTAEITAGAGFTVIENLHTPTGIMIVGSILIVLAFIVSIFPVRIVQNFLRFGFFLTLLSWAGLIFQFAVPMYPLSDGWNTFMGFGAFDRQIFLARQLGLSTGPFPNAFLTLGLVITAILFAGIVMPVWMAGEVKNPKKDLFAGNVGAVLLASLIFIVTSLLFLRVSSSSWLAAQSYLYLLTEDGKETVYPWLFFYANILRPNPTLAYLFLSGWLFSTFNLILVAIMAGSRMLMAWAKDKILPVSFSFTHSGLGTPVVSLLWMSLLLEVGLMVFALAHTHNIEWIKPFFFVIASGQVVSAIALAVYPFKHPEDFQQTSGMAGWRIGKIPLVSVVGVIWVVYGVYLLNYLAINPRGFDFRPFGWILGSFAVGFAFYSFRKNRLKTQGVDLDVLLTHSPEE
- the ppdK gene encoding pyruvate, phosphate dikinase; its protein translation is MTQKKWVYVFNELDQASAYVGGSWDAVRGLLGGKGANLFEMYRIGLPVPPFFTVTTEACNAYLASGEKFPEGMWEQELDALHKIEEASGKKFGDPSNPLLVSCRSGAKFSMPGMMDTVLNIGLNDETVQGMIKLTNNPRFVYDSYRRLIMMFGAVVLGLPDEAFEEPMEAFKHQKGAKADTDLTAEDLKELSEIFKKVVRENKGFDFPQDPIEQLRLATEAVFKSWNGKRAIDYRRAEGIPDNLGTAVNIVTMVFGNMGWDSGTGVAFTRNPSTGERKVFGEYLLNAQGEDVVAGIRNTDPIEKMAETLPEAYNEFMKICEILEKHYRDMQDMEFTIERGKLWMLQTRNGKRTAKAAIKIAVDMANEGLISKEEAVMRVSTKQVDAMLHPQFDENARKAAKKEGRLFATGVNASPGAAVGQVFFDADTAEKKGKEEGLQVIMVRPFTKPDDVHGMLAAKGILTSEGGATSHAAVVARQFGVPCVVGASAIRIDLEKRQMKVGDVVVKEGDWISLDGATGEVFLGKLDLTVPNLEEQQDLLTLLNWADEIARLQVWANADYPKDARRARSYGAKGIGLCRTEHMFFEPERLPIVQRMILAETIEERKKALDELLPFQRSDFEGLFEAMDGYPVIIRLIDPPLHEFMPDEEKLFEEVITMRVKGETKGLAEKEKLLASIRAMHESNPMMGLRGVRLSIYMPEIVEMQVRAIFEAAANCTLRGVKVKPEVMIPLTGTVKELEWIQPRLERIAKQVMSEKGVNFPYKFGTMIEIPRAAVTAGEIARLAEFFSFGTNDLTQMTFGYSRDDAERNFLIKYVEEGILEKNPFQTLDREGVGRLMRMAVEEGRRTRPELEVGICGEHGGDPDSIEFCHLIGQNYVSCSPFRVPVARLAAAQAAIKNR